In Zingiber officinale cultivar Zhangliang chromosome 3A, Zo_v1.1, whole genome shotgun sequence, the DNA window CCGctccactcttcttcttcttcttccctccctAGGTAGATCTCGAGGTGCTCGATCCAATGCCGCAGAGAACAACCGCTCGGAGGAAGACTAGTAGCCGACCCTTTTACTTCCTCCGGCAGTGAGACAGGCAGAGGGCCAGGGGAATGCTCATGCAGTGCTCGCCGCTTGCCGACGTGGGTGACCAATCATGAATCTCGTCAAACCAGCGCCGGCTCGGCGGATCCATCATCGCTTTGCAGTCCCCGCCGTCCTCCTCGCCGCCCTCTTCCTCCCCTTCGTCTTCATCCGCGCCGCCTTCCTCGCGCTCGATGCCCGCGCCGCTTCCATCAGTAACTTTCCTCCTCCCTCTGGTTCTTTCACTAGCAGACAATTAGGGTGTTCTAAACATTGACCGCGAGGAGTGAATGGATTCAGGTTGCTTAGGGTGGAGGATTGGGCCTCGATTGTTACTCGATCCGCCTCAGGTGTGTGATTTCTCCGCTTACTCTCTTTTTCCCACTATCTGTTTCTAGTTGCTGTGCTCGAATTGGCTGTGCTTGCCCACACTCATACACGTGAGGCGGCATTTGGCAGATTAATCAATTCAATTTTAACTGGATCCCATTCAGGTTTTGTCTGGTTTGGAATAAATTGTcgtaatttcatacttatcttcTGGATATCTTTGGATCTATTGGAATCCAGCTCGGCTACTATCGCGCGGTTTCTAATGCGACACAAAGTTTGagaacaaaaagaaaagaaacaatttttttctttcttttttttttctttttttttttgacttttggGTGTACTTCTAGGTTTTTGTTTTATGTAATTCTTTAATGCAGGGTTTTACTGTGTCATGATGATGTAAGATCGATGCAAAATTCCACAATGCATGTGCTTTCTGATCACATTTCCTTCTACCTTTTCTTCTGTTTCTCTATCCTGTCCTGTGATTGTAGAGTCCCCATTGTCAGTTTGAGGAACTTTCACAGTAATCCACTTTCCATGTGGAATCTTGTTCCTACTTTATATTGACGGATTTATCTACGTATTGTCTTTTACCAGTTGTACCTCCTGTTGCGAAAAGGATATATCAGATGAAATTATATGTAGGAAATTTGTTGACCATGTAAAAAGTATTTCCTTTTTTCCTCCCTTAATCTTATTGCTTTGAAACAAGCAAACTTTTTGAGATGGCTGATATTGTTTCAGGATTTTAGTAAGGAATTAAGTAGAGTTTACTTGGAAAAAGAGGGGCAGGAGTTAGATCCCCAGTTGGTGACTGCTGCACCGGACTCTGTGGAGGATCTGATATCTGAAATGAGTTCTTCCGATCAACACCTTGACCTGAGGTCATTCTTGTTGAAGACCAAGGCGATGGTACGCAAATATGTCCTCTTACTTGAATGTTACTTGCTGAATATGATAATTTTGAACTTCTAGAAAATAAATGCAAATGCCACAGACTAATTTTTTATCCAAGAAAAGCTACAATAGAAACTGCCAAGAATTGTTCCCAAGTTACTCACGCGTAGGAACCTGTATATGACATTAAAAGTTGGAACGATTAGTGTGAACTTAGAACCACCCCTTCCCGTCTCTAACTTGGTGTGACAAATTTGAGCTTCTTTCAAGGTAGAATATGAGTACTTACAAAATGAATCTTACAGTCTCCACGGCTTAGCACAACTGGTATCTATATAAGTGTTTGTTTCAATAGATGTTGGGATCAATTTTCAATGATAACAAAATATTTCGCTAGATGTTTGGCCTCCCCTATACAAAGGATCGTTGTGTAGAACAAATATTTCCCATTGTTGATCCCCTTTTAGAGAATACGAGACCGTCCTAAATTGACGGCTAAGGTGATGATTTCACCCTTTACCTCAACTAAATGGATACTATAATAAAGTAGTTCCTTTTCACATCATAGCTTTCTCAAACTGATTGAAGGAACTCGAATAGTGACACTGACTTAGTGCCTTAGAATAAAGGATTCTACTGTAGCCATAGAAAACAAAGGTTTTTCCATTTCTATTCGTTTCTCTTGGAATTTAGGTGTAAAACAGAAGTGTGTCCCATCTTGTCCCAGATAAATTATTGCAATTTGTTTGGTCAATGATCTTTTTGCATGTGGAATGTCCATGTAGACTTGCACGTCCTACTGATATGCACCACAAGGTGCTGGTTGGTCCTATCTCCAATTAATTATGATCTCGTCAATTAATTATGAACAACACAATATATTCGTACATGAGTACTATAGTAGAATTGTATCTATTGAGCAAATGCCTATTCCATTTATAATGCACACATGTATCATCCATATACAACTTTACCGCAAATCAACCAATAAAACTCAGTCTGCTATCTTTGTTGATTATATTTGACCAATAAGAAAGCACTTGATGATTCTTAAGCTGCCAACTCTAAGGAATTTTTGAGGTAATTTTTGTATAATTGTTCAACATAGTCCGTTTTCAACCAAGATTGTAAACAAACACAATATCTGTGAACAAGCTCACTACCTGGTTTGATAAGAGCTCCTTTATATTAGTTCAATAGTATAAAATATATCAAGAAAAAACTTCTCCCACCGTTAGCCATTTGGTGGTCGACTGTGAGCGatcctgtgatttacctcccttcacataatcCGGGGACGGACTATGAGCAGTGTTTGGGGTGAGTATAATCACCTTTTACTAGAATAgtataaaatatatcaaataaacaaaatcaaaagCTCGAGGATTATTCCAAACTATTATTATTGTTCGtgacaatttataaataaattaatttatttaaatctcAATTGTAATTTTTATTCAAATGTAATCATGCtagtaaatttttataattttaaaatatttataatgtatTAAAAATAGGAAGATAATGTatttcatttattaaattattattttaactatATATTACTCGTAAGTTGTGGTCGGTAAGAAGCTCGTGCTTGGTTTAAagttgataatatttttaataaagaaGCTTGAAGAAGCTCAATAAGTAAATGGTTAAGTATGAAAATAGTTAAACTTGATGCATCTCGGTTCGTTTACACCACTCAACATGGTCGTACACTGATGTTAGTGATCTTTCCTTTGCTTTATCGTGAAAGTTAAAAGGCTCTTGATCAGTCTAttaagaaagaagagaggggagGGGGAATCAATTGACTACTTAATACTTAGATGCATGCATGACTTTGTCAACAACTCAGCATTAAAGTATACCATTTCCTGCTTTGATATTTGTTatagtttttaatgaattaatGGAAATACAAGATAGTATTACTAAAATGCTGCAAATACAAAGTTAGGAACTGATATGATGCGTAAATTTAGTACAAAAGTTGATATGGAAATGGAACTTGAGCGATCACTGAGGGATTAGTTATGCAGTTGATCCTTAATCTTTCTGTTATCATacatttttaataatttagtAATGGAGCTAAAGAATTGCTCACTTCCTACCTTACACAAGTTGACTAGATTTCCAGGTTATTTGCCCTCTCATGCTCTCATCATATTCAAACCTATCTGTTTTGTGGTATTTGATCAGCTACTGAAGATGGACCAGAAAGTTCAGTCTGCAAGGCTTCAAGCGGTAATCTTCCGGCACTTGGCTTCAGTTGGGCTTCCAAAGAGCATCCATTGCCTTACATTGAGGTTGGCACAGCTGTACCTTATAAATGCTGCTGCTCGATCTTCTCTGCCACCACCTGAATACGCCTCACGGTTGACAAACAACTCTTATCACCACATTGCACTCATAACCGACAATGTAGTTGCTGCTGCCGTTGTGGTCTCATCCACCATATCTAGTTGTGCTGATCCTGAGAAACTAGTGTTCCACATTGTCACTGATAAGAAAACTTGCAACTCAATGCATGCCTGGTTTGCTCTCCACTCTTTCCTTCCTGCAGTGGTGGAGGTAAGGGGACTTCACCAGTTTGACTTTCCTCCTGATGCGAATGCTGTGATCATGAACACTGTAGAGGAACTCCGTCAGAGCTCGTCTGCTTATCGCTACTACAGGGGATCAGGTAAAGAATACAGAAGACTTTTAGCTCTCAGACCAAGCATGTTTTCGCTCTTGAACTATATGTGGATACATCTTCCTGAGGTAAGCCGCATATCAAATTATACAACTATAAAAAGAGGTTGTGAAGTTTGAAGTGACAATTACTGGTTTTATGTTACAGCTCTTTACAAAATTAGAGAAGTTGATTTTTCTGGAAGATGATGTGGTGGTTCAGAGAGACTTAACACCCCTTTGGCACTTAGAACTACAAGGGCTTGTCATGGGTGCAGTAAGTTCACAGGACTCGGACGAAGTGCTGAACACTGGACCTTGTGTCGGGAAGATGTTTGCCGACTACCTAAATTTCTCGAATTCCCTGCTTTCATCACCATTACTTGGGCTGCAGCACAATAGTTGTGCATGGTTGCAAGGCCTAAACATATTTGATCTGCAAGCATGGAGAAAGAACAACATCACCCGTGCTTACCAGCACTGGCTCAAATTGGCAAGTGCTCTTCATTGAACTTACAAGTTCAAAAAACCTCTGATGATCTCTTTCAACCAAATCTTTGTTTTGTGAGCAGAATCGCGAGTCTGGATTCACGCTATGGCCGATGGGATCACTGCCACCAGCTTTAATAGCATTCAACAAACAGAATCTGCAGATCGAGCACTCATGGCTTCTGACAGGACTAGGTTGGCGAATGCCTGATCCTGATGAACTCGAATCTGCTGCAGTCATTCATTTCAGCGGGGCAGGGAAGCCATGGCTCGAAACCGGGCATGCTGAACTACAAAGAATTTGGCAAAGCCACTTAAACCATTCTGATGAGTTGATAAGCAGCTGCATGGTCATTTGAGGGGCGACATATAGAGGAGCATTAGTCAATCCAATTCATAGCTGAGAAAGCAAAATATATAGAAAACATATACATTCTTATTTGTTTTGGGGTCTGCAGAGCAGCAGAGGTTTAGGAAGGTTGAGCAGAGAGAAGAAGGTGTTGCCTTCAGTCTCTGCTCTATCTATCAGTCTCTCTGCATACTTTTCAGCTAAAGTTTGTACAAAAGCAAGCAGAAAATTTCCTCTTTTGTCTTGTTAGTGATGAACAATTGGCCTCTGTGTTAATAATCTAATTAAGTCTCTATTAGTGTCTATTTTCAGTTGGCAGTtgctaatttttaattaaatttatttaaaaatatcctTACTATaattttgcattttgttttacTTTAATCATCCTTTTTTATCGAACTGGCTGTCATTTCAAAatgtttaaatattattttaaaatttcaatagGCACTCGCAGAATTAAAATTTCGAATTTGGCGGCGATGATAATATTGAGAGTTGGAGGGGATTTTGTTAAGAATGATTTTCAATGATAATCACATCTTATTTGAGGGACTATGTTGCAAAAAGGGCGACCGTAGTTTTTCACTTTTTTTCTGGCGATAAGTTGGGGCGGCGGTCGCAGTCGCACTCACTCCGCTGTGACCGACGGAGCAATGTCGGTGAGGCGGCGAGTCCTGCTGCTGCTCAAGCCTCTCGACGTCTACCCGACGAGGCCAACCGCTGTGCCCAAATCGCCTTCCTCTTCCCCCCTCGCCCCAAAGGCATGCGATTTCTTTTTCATCCGGCCATCGTAGTACAAAATCGTTGCTTGCTCAATCATTAATCAGTGAGGAACACTTCGATTTCGTCCTTGTTGTTCCTAATTTGATGTTTAGAACTCATGGTAATGGTCACTCTACCTAACAGACTGTAGATCTGTGGCAAAACTGCGCTCCTTGAGCAATTCTTTCgttatttttttgtaaatttcAGAAATAGTATTTCACAAAAATGTATACCTTTATCAGGGACTTCAGGTGTAAATTCTCTTATATCTCACTTATTTAACCTAATTGTGAAGCATATTTATCTGCACGAAAATTCCCTAAATCTAATTGTGATCCTATGAAATAGTTGACTTTCTTACTCACTACTTTACACACTAATTTCAATTTGACAATTGAAATTGTTTCTTGGATGCAGAATTATGAATTGGTCTTTTTGGTTAAGAATTATCTTTGATATCCTATCATATGGTTAATGGTTGAAGGCTTGAACGATGAGTTTGTGATGAATTTAGAACAATATGCTGATTGTTCTATCAGCTCTGATGCAACTACAATTATACATACATCTGATGTCTTGATTCTGTAGAATGTCTAtgttcccttttatttttctctttttcccAATGCAATCTTGGAGGCAAACTATTGTTCGACAATTACATTTTCATCATTAGAACGTAGAAGATTTAAATTATTGCCTTGAAGGGGATTATGAAAGTTAAGGCTCATTTCCTTCCCTACGTTTTGTTTCTGTAAAAATGAATtacaaattttcttttctttataatgTATCCAATAAGATAAGAAACTTATTCTCCTGATATTTTGTTTCGACATAAGGTCTATTGGCCAACTTATTGAGTTGACAACTAGTTCAAAAAATCAACATGGCTTTATTGTTTCGCAAACATTCGCCAAGTGATCCAATTCCTTGCAGCACAAGTATCTCAGCTATCATAACTCTTCCGTAAGTTAATTCAGGTGGTCTTGTTTTATCAAAAACTAGAGGGTTTCAATTGACTTACACCCCACCTATGTATCATCTTAGAAATCACATAAATGTTGATTGCCTTATTTGATGGATGTCTACAAATACTTGTTATGGCCAGTCCCTCTTCATTTTACTCTCAATTGCTAACTTCCTAGGTTCTGTAATGTGCAGATCTTAAGTTATCTCGATGACAGGGTTAGGGTGCACAAGGAGACAATCAACTTTTGCAAGGATGTTTTGCAGCGCAAGTCCATCAATTGGGAACCTTTACTTCGTAACAATTTATCTCAACCGGTTCGTCATGTTGATCTAGTGATAACTGTTGGTGGGGATGGCACTCTTTTGCAGGCTAGTCACTTTCTTGATGACTCTGTTCCAGTCTTAGGAGTGAATTCAGACCCTACACAAGCTGACGAGGTCAGCTTAGAATCTGTCTAAATGGATATATTTGCTAAcaattgtttttattatttcatTTATTAAGTTTTGTCAATCGATATTGTTTCTTTTGATTGTTCTATTTATGTAGGTTAACGCATTCAGTAATGAATTTGATGCGACTAGAAGCACTGGATATCTCTGTGCTG includes these proteins:
- the LOC122051510 gene encoding probable galacturonosyltransferase 15, encoding MNLVKPAPARRIHHRFAVPAVLLAALFLPFVFIRAAFLALDARAASISCLGWRIGPRLLLDPPQDFSKELSRVYLEKEGQELDPQLVTAAPDSVEDLISEMSSSDQHLDLRSFLLKTKAMLLKMDQKVQSARLQAVIFRHLASVGLPKSIHCLTLRLAQLYLINAAARSSLPPPEYASRLTNNSYHHIALITDNVVAAAVVVSSTISSCADPEKLVFHIVTDKKTCNSMHAWFALHSFLPAVVEVRGLHQFDFPPDANAVIMNTVEELRQSSSAYRYYRGSGKEYRRLLALRPSMFSLLNYMWIHLPELFTKLEKLIFLEDDVVVQRDLTPLWHLELQGLVMGAVSSQDSDEVLNTGPCVGKMFADYLNFSNSLLSSPLLGLQHNSCAWLQGLNIFDLQAWRKNNITRAYQHWLKLNRESGFTLWPMGSLPPALIAFNKQNLQIEHSWLLTGLGWRMPDPDELESAAVIHFSGAGKPWLETGHAELQRIWQSHLNHSDELISSCMVI